In the genome of Candidatus Zixiibacteriota bacterium, one region contains:
- the lpxA gene encoding acyl-ACP--UDP-N-acetylglucosamine O-acyltransferase: MSNIHPTAIVSAKAELAETVTVGPYSIVEDNVQIGEGTKIASSALIASGARIGENVTIAHGAVVSTVPQDLKFGGEETTAIIGDGTTIREYATVNRGTTDKRRSQIGKNCLIMAYAHVAHDCTLGDNVIMGNACTLAGHIEIGDYAILSGVLPVHQFVKIGAHAMIGGGFRVPQDVCPYAMAAGYPLKIAGLNIVGLKRRGFKLDTVKALREVFKLLFFSELNTTQAVDRIKEELEIIPEIQVILDFINDSKRGLVK; the protein is encoded by the coding sequence ATGAGCAATATACATCCGACAGCAATAGTGTCCGCGAAAGCTGAACTGGCCGAGACCGTGACAGTGGGACCGTACTCGATTGTCGAAGACAACGTTCAGATTGGGGAGGGGACAAAGATTGCATCCTCAGCCTTGATCGCAAGCGGTGCCCGGATTGGTGAGAATGTCACGATTGCACACGGTGCTGTTGTCTCTACTGTTCCTCAGGATTTGAAATTTGGCGGCGAGGAGACAACGGCAATCATTGGCGACGGGACTACTATCCGCGAATATGCTACTGTCAATCGCGGCACAACGGACAAACGGCGTTCTCAGATTGGCAAGAACTGCCTTATTATGGCCTACGCGCATGTGGCCCACGATTGTACACTGGGCGATAACGTCATCATGGGCAATGCTTGTACGCTGGCGGGACACATTGAAATTGGCGATTACGCAATTCTGTCGGGGGTGTTGCCGGTACATCAGTTCGTCAAGATTGGGGCGCACGCGATGATCGGTGGTGGTTTTCGCGTACCACAGGATGTTTGTCCTTATGCGATGGCGGCGGGATATCCGCTAAAAATTGCCGGGCTTAACATTGTTGGGTTGAAGCGTCGTGGTTTCAAACTCGACACGGTCAAGGCTCTTCGTGAGGTTTTCAAGTTGCTTTTCTTCAGTGAACTGAATACGACTCAGGCAGTGGATCGCATCAAGGAAGAACTTGAGATCATCCCTGAAATCCAGGTGATTCTTGATTTCATCAATGATTCCAAACGCGGATTGGTGAAGTAG